A genomic region of Christiangramia sp. OXR-203 contains the following coding sequences:
- a CDS encoding UvrD-helicase domain-containing protein, producing MENFFHIYNASAGSGKTFTLVKRYLSILFNSNRKDSYKNILAITFTNKAVGEMKKRIIDSLASFAKEDLGKVDPLMNAIVEETDLSEVQIREKSREILKSIIHNYAAFEISTIDGFTHRVIRTFARDLGIPMNFEVEIGAEDILMEAVDSLINRAGNDEKLTRVLMNYTLSKTDDDRSWDISRDLYDISRLLINENHQKEIAVLKTRTLEDFAAFAKKLRADMLEAEDGLKTFGDHFFEVIHNAGLSEEDFKGKYIPKHFSKLQQGDMSVAFESAWAKNIADSPMYAKTKASKDTQMIMDSLQPEIVEIFETSKKLFFHLEFLTEIRKNLVQLSLINEINREIELIKKEKNVILISEFNPKISEQVKDQPAPFIYERLGERYQHYFIDEFQDTSTMQWENLVPLISHNLSQGEEASGITIVGDAKQSIYRWRGGRAEQLIDLSNKKTSPFQVEQVLENLPNNFRSGSTVVNFNNSFFQYAATVLTHPEYADLFKNSAQSPKKGQFGYVNVSFIEAKNAEEQLEIYPEKIFETIKDLEGQGYSKQDICILTRRKKEGIAIAEYLSEQGISVISSETLLVSQSSEVKLIADLLKFSLYPEDDQLKLKIYEQLSPRYISEEDSFPVLIEHLPKNGQEFLGWLDSESVSFDLMKIKRLSIYEAAEYIIRSFELVQQSNAYIQFFLDFIFESAQKTSNSLHSFLELWERKKDRLSIVVPETDDAVQIMTIHKSKGLEFPVVIYPFADADLQNTRMDNLWLSVPSDNIPLAYVSASKKLLNWNEEAVEKYQDLLSKNELDTLNVLYVACTRAAEQLYIMTSHESSDKKTLNISGILKNFLESESKYDDSLVCEFGEKLKFSSEEKKGKTSIFPEQFYTSPVQNKAVNIVTRSGAMWDTKQQEAIEKGEIAHEILARINSSKDLEKAVVWAVNSGLIREESRTEISASIEKIIEHEELKHLFAENVQNKNEKEIITRDGNRLRPDRLNFSNNKITIIDYKTGGFVDTHTRQVSEYAKAMINMGYEVEKSMLVYTNEPVQIRIV from the coding sequence TTGGAAAATTTCTTTCATATCTATAATGCCTCTGCAGGCTCTGGAAAAACCTTCACCCTCGTAAAGCGTTACCTCAGTATTTTATTCAACTCCAATCGAAAGGATAGCTATAAAAATATCCTTGCCATCACCTTTACCAATAAAGCTGTTGGTGAAATGAAAAAGCGGATCATAGACAGCCTGGCCAGTTTTGCAAAAGAAGATTTAGGTAAGGTAGATCCTCTAATGAACGCGATTGTGGAAGAGACCGATCTTTCAGAAGTGCAAATACGAGAGAAATCCAGGGAAATCCTTAAAAGTATTATTCATAATTATGCTGCATTTGAAATATCGACTATAGATGGATTCACACATCGGGTGATTCGCACCTTTGCTCGTGACCTTGGTATACCCATGAATTTTGAAGTGGAAATTGGCGCAGAAGATATTCTAATGGAAGCGGTAGACAGCCTTATTAACCGGGCGGGTAATGACGAGAAATTGACACGGGTGCTGATGAACTACACCCTTTCAAAAACAGATGATGATCGCAGCTGGGATATTAGTCGAGATCTTTACGATATATCGCGTTTGCTCATCAACGAAAATCACCAGAAAGAAATCGCAGTTCTTAAGACCAGAACACTGGAGGATTTTGCCGCATTTGCTAAAAAATTAAGGGCAGATATGCTGGAAGCTGAAGATGGGTTAAAAACTTTTGGAGATCATTTTTTTGAAGTCATCCATAACGCCGGACTGTCAGAAGAAGATTTTAAAGGTAAGTACATACCCAAGCATTTTTCAAAATTGCAGCAAGGTGATATGTCGGTTGCTTTTGAGAGTGCGTGGGCGAAGAACATTGCAGATTCCCCAATGTATGCTAAGACCAAAGCCAGCAAGGATACTCAAATGATCATGGATTCTTTACAACCTGAAATTGTGGAGATCTTTGAAACCTCTAAAAAACTTTTCTTTCACCTGGAATTTCTTACCGAGATCCGGAAAAATCTGGTTCAGCTTTCCTTGATCAATGAAATAAACCGGGAAATAGAGCTTATTAAAAAAGAAAAAAATGTCATTTTAATTTCAGAATTTAATCCAAAAATAAGTGAACAGGTAAAAGATCAACCGGCTCCTTTCATTTACGAACGACTTGGAGAACGTTATCAGCACTATTTTATTGATGAATTCCAGGATACATCTACCATGCAATGGGAAAACCTGGTGCCACTTATTAGCCATAATCTTAGTCAGGGCGAAGAGGCTTCTGGTATTACGATCGTTGGAGACGCTAAGCAGAGTATCTATCGCTGGAGAGGCGGCCGGGCAGAACAACTTATAGACCTTAGCAATAAAAAAACGAGTCCGTTTCAGGTAGAACAGGTTCTTGAGAACCTGCCAAATAATTTTAGGAGTGGCTCGACCGTGGTAAACTTTAATAATAGCTTTTTTCAGTATGCTGCTACGGTTCTAACACATCCTGAATATGCAGATCTTTTTAAGAATTCAGCACAATCGCCTAAAAAAGGTCAATTTGGTTATGTGAACGTAAGTTTTATTGAAGCAAAAAATGCTGAAGAACAACTGGAAATCTATCCTGAAAAGATTTTCGAAACTATCAAAGATCTGGAAGGCCAAGGCTATTCCAAGCAGGATATCTGCATACTTACCCGGCGTAAAAAAGAAGGAATTGCCATTGCTGAATATCTTTCAGAACAGGGAATTTCAGTAATTTCTTCTGAAACGCTTCTGGTTTCTCAATCTTCGGAAGTAAAATTAATTGCAGATCTACTGAAGTTTTCACTTTATCCCGAAGACGATCAGTTAAAACTGAAGATCTATGAGCAGTTATCACCTCGATACATTTCCGAAGAAGACAGTTTTCCAGTACTTATAGAGCATTTGCCTAAAAACGGACAGGAATTTCTGGGTTGGCTGGATTCTGAATCGGTAAGCTTTGACCTAATGAAGATCAAGAGATTGTCGATCTACGAAGCCGCAGAATATATCATTCGAAGTTTTGAACTTGTACAGCAATCCAATGCGTACATCCAGTTTTTCCTGGATTTTATATTTGAATCTGCTCAAAAAACCTCCAACAGCCTGCATTCATTTCTAGAGCTCTGGGAACGTAAAAAGGACAGGCTAAGCATCGTGGTTCCAGAAACCGATGATGCTGTACAGATCATGACCATTCATAAGTCGAAAGGACTTGAATTTCCTGTAGTTATCTATCCTTTTGCAGATGCAGACCTGCAAAATACGAGAATGGACAACCTCTGGCTAAGCGTTCCAAGTGATAATATCCCGCTGGCCTATGTGAGTGCTTCTAAAAAATTGCTAAACTGGAATGAAGAAGCGGTTGAGAAATATCAGGACCTGTTAAGTAAGAATGAACTGGATACGCTGAATGTCCTCTATGTTGCCTGTACGAGAGCTGCAGAACAGCTATATATTATGACCAGCCACGAATCTTCAGATAAGAAGACCCTTAATATTTCAGGAATCCTTAAAAACTTTCTGGAATCTGAATCTAAATATGACGACTCCTTGGTTTGTGAATTTGGAGAAAAGTTAAAATTTTCTTCCGAAGAGAAAAAAGGAAAAACTTCTATTTTCCCGGAACAATTCTATACCTCCCCGGTTCAAAACAAAGCTGTAAATATTGTAACACGATCTGGCGCGATGTGGGATACAAAGCAGCAGGAGGCTATCGAAAAAGGTGAAATTGCTCACGAGATCCTGGCCAGGATCAATTCTTCCAAAGATCTTGAAAAAGCCGTGGTCTGGGCAGTAAATTCAGGATTGATTAGGGAAGAATCCAGGACAGAGATCTCTGCCAGCATCGAAAAGATCATTGAGCATGAAGAACTGAAACATTTGTTTGCAGAAAATGTGCAGAATAAGAATGAAAAGGAGATCATTACCCGCGACGGGAACCGATTGCGTCCAGACAGGCTGAACTTCAGTAATAATAAGATCACCATTATAGATTATAAGACCGGTGGTTTTGTGGATACTCATACCCGCCAGGTTTCAGAATATGCAAAAGCCATGATCAATATGGGTTACGAAGTGGAGAAATCTATGCTTGTCTACACGAACGAACCGGTTCAAATTAGGATTGTATAA
- the kbl gene encoding glycine C-acetyltransferase: MYGKIKEHLEKELEEIKNDGLFKKERIITGPQDAVIKISTGQEVINFCANNYLGLSSHPEVIQAAKDTMDTHGFGMSSVRFICGTQDIHKELEQKIADFYGTEDTILYAACFDANGGIFEPLLTKEDAIISDSLNHASIIDGVRLCKAARYRYQNGDMNDLEEQLKAANEKGARFKIIVTDGVFSMDGLVAPLDAICDLADKYDALVMIDECHATGFIGEKGIGTLEEKNVLGRVDIITGTLGKALGGAMGGYTTAKKEIIELLRQRSRPYLFSNSLAPAIVGASIKVFDMLENDSSLRQKLKENTAYFKKGVKDAGFDIIDGEAAIVPVMLHDAKLSQDMADKLLEEGIYVIGFFYPVVPKGKARIRVQLSAAHNKEHLDKAIQAFTKVGKELGVIS; the protein is encoded by the coding sequence ATGTACGGAAAAATAAAAGAGCATTTAGAAAAAGAACTTGAAGAGATCAAAAACGACGGACTCTTTAAGAAAGAACGAATTATTACCGGGCCTCAGGACGCGGTGATCAAAATATCTACCGGGCAGGAAGTGATCAACTTCTGTGCGAACAATTACCTGGGATTATCTTCTCATCCTGAGGTGATTCAAGCTGCAAAAGATACTATGGATACTCATGGTTTTGGAATGTCCAGTGTACGTTTTATATGTGGAACCCAGGATATTCATAAAGAACTGGAGCAAAAAATCGCTGATTTCTACGGAACTGAAGATACAATCCTGTACGCTGCATGTTTTGATGCCAACGGTGGAATTTTCGAGCCACTCCTTACTAAAGAAGATGCTATTATTTCAGATTCATTAAATCATGCTTCTATTATTGATGGTGTGAGACTATGTAAAGCTGCGCGCTATCGTTACCAGAATGGTGATATGAATGATCTTGAAGAGCAGTTAAAGGCGGCGAACGAAAAAGGAGCACGTTTTAAAATAATCGTGACAGATGGTGTGTTCTCCATGGATGGCCTTGTTGCTCCGTTGGACGCTATTTGTGATCTGGCAGATAAGTATGATGCTTTAGTTATGATCGATGAGTGTCATGCTACCGGTTTTATAGGCGAGAAAGGAATTGGAACTTTGGAAGAAAAGAATGTTCTAGGTAGAGTTGACATCATCACCGGTACTTTAGGAAAAGCACTCGGTGGTGCCATGGGAGGTTATACCACTGCTAAAAAAGAGATCATTGAATTATTGAGACAAAGATCAAGACCATACCTATTTTCAAACTCATTAGCCCCTGCAATCGTTGGAGCATCTATTAAGGTATTTGACATGCTGGAAAATGATTCCAGTTTAAGACAAAAGTTAAAAGAAAATACTGCTTACTTCAAAAAGGGTGTTAAAGATGCCGGTTTTGACATCATTGACGGTGAGGCAGCAATTGTACCGGTAATGCTACATGATGCTAAATTATCCCAGGATATGGCAGACAAGTTGCTTGAGGAGGGAATCTATGTAATAGGCTTCTTCTATCCCGTAGTACCAAAGGGAAAAGCAAGAATTAGAGTTCAATTGTCTGCTGCGCATAACAAAGAACATCTGGACAAAGCAATTCAGGCATTTACCAAAGTTGGAAAGGAATTAGGAGTGATTAGCTAA
- a CDS encoding OmpA family protein: MKHLSKIVLASLLFLGFTTAQAQDADNPWAIGIGANAVDFYPTGEDAPLGGWFDQYFNTGDHWNILPSVSKLSVSRYIGAGFVGELSGTINQIDKYGDRGVQDLSYYGVDLGLDYSLRALLNDGWIDPVVGVGGGYTWIGDQDGEDISNLDAATLNGKVGLNFWFSDNIALTVESKYKHVFEAEMASHFQHAAGVKFMFGGTDTDGDGVYDKDDECPEQPGLAEFNGCPDSDGDGIEDRQDACPNEAGLAEFDGCPDSDGDGVADPDDDCPEVAGLAEMNGCPDADGDGVRDDEDECPEEAGPAENNGCPWPDTDGDGILDKDDDCPEVAGVAASNGCPEPTAEVISELNEYSKTVLFDLNKATIRTESEEALKSIVDIMNEYPQTIFHIGGHTDSTGSDSYNMNLSKERAASVATFLEENGVPSNRLTSEGYGETQPIATNSTAKGRQDNRRVEISLDKDKEMKDKSNEESMN, translated from the coding sequence ATGAAACATCTTAGCAAAATTGTATTGGCTTCTTTGCTGTTTTTGGGCTTTACTACGGCTCAGGCACAGGATGCTGACAACCCTTGGGCAATTGGTATTGGTGCCAATGCAGTCGATTTTTATCCAACCGGTGAGGATGCCCCTCTAGGTGGATGGTTCGACCAGTATTTTAATACCGGAGATCACTGGAACATTCTTCCATCGGTTTCTAAGCTTTCTGTATCCAGATACATTGGAGCAGGATTTGTAGGAGAATTGAGTGGTACTATCAACCAGATCGATAAGTATGGTGATAGAGGAGTTCAAGATCTTTCTTACTATGGTGTTGACCTTGGGTTAGATTACAGCCTTAGAGCACTACTTAATGACGGATGGATTGATCCTGTTGTTGGAGTTGGTGGTGGTTACACTTGGATTGGTGACCAGGATGGAGAAGATATCTCTAACCTAGATGCTGCAACTCTTAACGGTAAAGTAGGATTGAACTTCTGGTTTTCAGATAATATTGCTCTTACTGTAGAATCTAAGTACAAGCACGTATTTGAAGCTGAAATGGCTTCTCACTTCCAGCATGCAGCTGGTGTTAAGTTCATGTTCGGTGGAACTGATACTGACGGTGACGGAGTATATGATAAAGACGATGAGTGTCCAGAACAACCAGGTCTTGCTGAATTCAACGGTTGCCCAGACTCTGATGGTGACGGGATCGAAGATCGTCAGGATGCATGTCCTAACGAAGCTGGTCTTGCTGAATTTGACGGATGTCCTGATTCTGATGGTGACGGTGTAGCTGATCCTGATGATGATTGTCCAGAAGTTGCAGGTCTTGCTGAAATGAATGGTTGTCCTGATGCTGATGGTGATGGTGTAAGAGATGACGAAGATGAGTGTCCTGAAGAAGCTGGTCCAGCTGAAAACAATGGATGCCCATGGCCTGATACTGACGGTGACGGAATCCTTGATAAGGATGATGACTGTCCTGAAGTAGCTGGTGTTGCTGCATCTAACGGATGTCCAGAACCAACTGCTGAAGTAATTTCAGAACTTAACGAATATTCTAAGACTGTACTTTTTGACTTGAATAAAGCAACTATCAGAACTGAATCTGAAGAAGCTCTTAAGTCTATCGTAGATATCATGAATGAGTATCCACAAACAATCTTCCACATTGGAGGTCACACAGATAGCACAGGAAGCGATTCTTACAACATGAATCTTTCTAAAGAACGTGCTGCTTCTGTAGCTACTTTCCTTGAAGAGAATGGTGTACCATCTAACAGATTGACTTCTGAAGGATATGGTGAAACTCAACCAATTGCTACTAACAGTACTGCAAAAGGAAGACAGGATAACAGACGTGTTGAAATCTCTCTTGACAAAGACAAAGAGATGAAAGACAAGTCTAATGAAGAGTCAATGAACTAA
- a CDS encoding PD-(D/E)XK nuclease family protein: MKSFICEVLEKLRATNQNISELVIILPSKRAGAYLLKELAAITEETIFAPTIYSIEEFTEVISKLQGIDNTVTLFEFYNIYKELTPEDEQEPFETFVTWAQSLIHDFNEIDRYLIDHKPFFDYLSGIQDIKHWYLQEEKTEMIEKYLAFWKRLPDYYKSLANSLLEKEQGYQGLIYRKASENIEEYTSNTTSKHVFIGFNALNASEQRIIQFMLEKDKAEVFWDLDEHFYKDCAHGASLFLRQYLEDWKFYQQNPKPEFNNKYSEEKEIQLIGVPKNIGQAKFLGEIITDLSSEELENTAIVLGEEDLLLPVLSSLPDHINDLNVTMGFPIDNAPVSSLFENIFNIHISTGKDHYYKDVLGIINHPTLYEIISNDADRLIKKINKDNLVYLKSEEILGEFKDENRRIAELCFKPKNDSVTRFSEDVQELIQILKAHLKAKEDTLSLEFLYHFYLLFNKLETLNEKFTHIKTIRSLHDFYEELVSTETLDFQGRPFKGLQLMGMLESRALDFETVIITSLNEGTLPAGKSDNSFIPYDLKQEYKLPTYREKDAVYTYHFYRLLQRAKKVYLLYNTEADGLNSGEKSRFITQLEIENIPAHHITQHLISPMVPANGQKLRVVEKTPQMMEKIKGLAGSGFSPSALTTYMRNPLDFYNQYVLGVRDQEEVEETVAFNTLGTVVHNALENLYKPLEGELLTAEIVERFKKEANTQISKEFAENYSKAPLDKGRNLLIYEVAKRYMRNFLNFEIKRLENGSDIQILQIEKDLRVQLPIDHLPFPVYLRGKVDRVEKTDGVMRIMDYKTGKVDSKDLIVKDWNEITKDYDKFAKSFQVLTYATLISLEKDLKFPAEAGIISFKNLRSGFLKFQLKIDKKPDYLIQEETLENFQKELKKLIMEICNPEIPFIEKEIKKHYGSF; this comes from the coding sequence ATGAAATCATTCATCTGCGAAGTCCTGGAAAAACTAAGGGCTACCAATCAAAATATCTCAGAGCTGGTCATTATTCTTCCCAGTAAAAGAGCCGGTGCTTATTTACTTAAAGAACTGGCTGCGATCACAGAAGAAACCATCTTCGCACCCACAATCTATAGTATTGAAGAGTTTACCGAGGTCATCTCGAAACTACAGGGAATTGACAATACTGTGACTCTTTTCGAATTTTATAATATTTATAAAGAACTGACTCCTGAAGATGAACAGGAACCATTCGAAACATTTGTGACCTGGGCTCAAAGTCTTATTCATGATTTTAATGAAATTGACCGATACCTGATCGATCATAAACCTTTCTTTGATTACCTCTCTGGCATACAGGATATAAAACACTGGTATCTACAAGAGGAGAAAACAGAAATGATCGAAAAATACCTCGCTTTCTGGAAAAGACTTCCAGATTATTATAAATCCCTTGCCAACAGTTTACTGGAAAAAGAACAGGGATACCAGGGCCTTATTTATCGTAAGGCATCAGAGAACATCGAGGAATATACGAGTAATACCACATCAAAGCATGTGTTTATTGGCTTCAATGCTCTAAATGCTTCTGAACAGCGTATCATTCAATTTATGCTGGAGAAGGATAAAGCTGAGGTTTTCTGGGATCTTGACGAGCATTTTTATAAAGATTGTGCACATGGTGCTTCTTTATTCCTGCGGCAATACCTCGAAGACTGGAAATTTTACCAGCAGAACCCAAAGCCTGAATTTAATAATAAGTATTCAGAAGAAAAGGAAATCCAATTGATTGGCGTACCTAAAAATATTGGGCAGGCGAAATTCCTTGGCGAGATCATTACCGATCTCTCTTCCGAAGAACTGGAGAACACTGCAATAGTACTTGGCGAAGAAGACCTCTTACTACCTGTTTTGAGCTCGCTTCCAGATCATATCAATGATCTTAATGTAACTATGGGTTTTCCCATAGATAATGCACCTGTAAGCTCCCTTTTCGAAAATATCTTTAATATTCATATCTCAACTGGCAAGGATCATTATTATAAAGATGTCCTAGGAATCATAAATCATCCGACTTTGTACGAAATCATTTCAAATGATGCGGACAGGTTGATAAAGAAGATTAATAAAGACAACCTTGTTTATTTAAAGTCTGAAGAAATTCTGGGAGAATTCAAGGACGAAAATCGAAGAATAGCTGAACTATGTTTTAAACCGAAAAACGATTCGGTTACCAGGTTTTCTGAAGATGTTCAGGAACTCATACAAATACTCAAAGCACATTTAAAAGCTAAAGAAGATACGCTCTCCTTAGAGTTCTTATATCATTTCTACCTGCTCTTTAATAAACTGGAGACTCTTAATGAGAAGTTTACCCATATAAAAACGATCAGGTCTTTACATGACTTCTATGAAGAGCTGGTAAGTACTGAAACGCTGGACTTCCAGGGTAGACCTTTTAAGGGATTACAATTAATGGGAATGCTCGAATCACGGGCGCTTGACTTTGAAACTGTGATTATAACCTCTCTCAACGAAGGGACACTACCTGCTGGAAAATCAGATAATTCTTTTATTCCTTATGATCTAAAACAGGAATATAAACTACCTACCTACAGGGAAAAGGATGCGGTGTATACATACCATTTTTACCGATTACTACAACGTGCAAAAAAGGTTTACCTACTTTATAATACAGAAGCAGATGGCCTTAATTCTGGAGAGAAGTCCAGATTCATTACTCAGTTGGAGATAGAAAATATTCCAGCGCATCATATCACTCAGCATCTTATTAGTCCTATGGTACCTGCTAACGGTCAAAAGTTAAGAGTGGTAGAGAAAACTCCGCAAATGATGGAGAAGATCAAGGGTCTTGCTGGCTCAGGCTTCTCACCTTCAGCATTAACTACGTATATGCGGAATCCGCTGGATTTCTATAACCAGTATGTGCTGGGAGTCAGAGATCAGGAAGAAGTGGAAGAAACAGTGGCTTTCAATACACTGGGAACAGTCGTGCATAATGCGCTGGAAAACCTTTACAAACCGCTGGAAGGAGAATTACTAACCGCAGAAATTGTTGAAAGGTTCAAAAAAGAAGCGAACACCCAGATCTCAAAAGAATTTGCAGAGAACTATAGTAAGGCACCATTAGACAAAGGAAGGAATTTGCTGATTTACGAAGTGGCTAAGAGGTATATGCGCAATTTTCTGAATTTTGAAATTAAGAGATTGGAAAATGGTAGTGATATTCAAATATTACAGATCGAAAAAGATCTTAGAGTCCAACTACCAATAGATCATCTGCCATTTCCAGTTTACCTAAGAGGTAAAGTAGACCGGGTTGAAAAGACTGATGGCGTTATGAGAATCATGGATTATAAGACCGGAAAAGTTGATTCAAAAGACCTGATCGTGAAGGACTGGAACGAAATAACAAAAGATTATGACAAATTCGCAAAAAGCTTTCAGGTTTTAACTTACGCCACCTTGATATCCCTGGAGAAAGATCTTAAATTCCCCGCTGAAGCAGGAATCATATCTTTCAAGAATCTTAGATCAGGATTTCTTAAATTTCAGCTGAAAATTGACAAGAAACCAGACTATTTGATTCAGGAAGAAACCCTGGAAAATTTTCAGAAAGAACTAAAAAAATTAATAATGGAGATCTGCAATCCAGAAATTCCATTTATCGAAAAAGAAATTAAAAAACATTATGGAAGTTTCTAA
- a CDS encoding alpha/beta hydrolase family protein, with product MEVSKEQNIIIEGRHNKPIPMDLIFKDDGKPKPVVIFCHGYKGFKDWGAWDKMGELIAEAGYFFVKFNFSHNGTSPENPTEFYQIEAFGDNNYTIELDDLQSVIDSLLLPTFKFGQHLDPSDISLIGHSRGGGITVLKSAQDKRITKLITLASVSDFGSRFPEGKKLEAWEKKGVQYIVNSRTGQQLPHHYQFYKNFKENKEKLNIKKAAQKLKIPHLIAHGSSDTSVSIGEAGNLFEWSPAPKLLLVENADHVFGVSHPWKDEEELPKEFKHVINKTIEFLNADAEDLYAEYADND from the coding sequence ATGGAAGTTTCTAAGGAACAGAATATCATCATCGAGGGTCGTCACAACAAGCCAATTCCCATGGACCTGATCTTCAAGGATGATGGAAAACCAAAACCGGTGGTGATCTTTTGTCACGGATATAAAGGTTTTAAAGACTGGGGAGCCTGGGATAAAATGGGTGAACTCATTGCCGAAGCAGGCTATTTCTTTGTAAAATTCAATTTCAGTCACAACGGAACGAGTCCTGAAAATCCGACAGAATTCTACCAGATAGAAGCATTTGGTGATAATAATTATACCATTGAGCTGGACGATCTACAATCTGTCATCGACTCACTGCTATTACCAACTTTCAAGTTCGGTCAACACCTGGATCCTTCAGATATTAGTTTGATAGGTCATTCCAGAGGTGGAGGAATCACTGTATTAAAGTCGGCTCAGGACAAACGAATCACCAAACTTATTACGCTTGCATCAGTTTCAGATTTTGGATCAAGATTTCCGGAAGGAAAGAAACTGGAAGCATGGGAGAAAAAAGGGGTGCAGTATATTGTAAATTCAAGAACAGGGCAGCAATTGCCTCACCACTACCAGTTCTACAAAAACTTCAAGGAAAATAAAGAGAAGCTCAATATTAAAAAGGCGGCGCAAAAACTGAAAATTCCACATTTGATCGCCCACGGAAGCAGCGATACCAGCGTATCTATTGGAGAGGCCGGGAATCTTTTTGAGTGGAGTCCTGCCCCAAAACTATTGCTAGTCGAAAATGCAGATCATGTCTTCGGGGTTTCTCATCCCTGGAAAGATGAAGAGGAACTTCCAAAGGAATTCAAGCATGTGATCAATAAAACGATCGAGTTCCTGAATGCTGATGCTGAGGATCTTTATGCCGAATATGCCGATAACGATTAA
- a CDS encoding GNAT family N-acetyltransferase: protein MIKRAENSDLQEIKKLTEACAEAMIAQGIYQWNEHYPSIEKLQADVEKKELFKLVSKDVIMGIIVLTPVKDEEYDPINWLSKTENNLYVHRLATHPEQWGSGLGQELMDFAENFAREEKYESVRLDTFSLNKRNHKFYEARGYKRLGNIYFPKQSEAPFYCYELLL from the coding sequence ATGATCAAAAGAGCTGAAAATAGCGACCTCCAGGAGATCAAAAAACTAACTGAAGCCTGTGCCGAAGCGATGATCGCACAGGGAATCTATCAATGGAATGAACACTATCCTTCCATCGAAAAATTACAGGCTGATGTTGAAAAGAAGGAACTATTCAAGCTAGTTTCAAAGGATGTCATTATGGGCATAATCGTCCTTACTCCGGTTAAGGATGAGGAGTATGATCCTATTAACTGGTTGAGCAAAACAGAGAATAACCTTTATGTTCACAGGCTGGCCACACATCCTGAACAGTGGGGTTCTGGATTAGGACAAGAGTTAATGGACTTTGCCGAAAACTTTGCCAGAGAAGAGAAGTATGAATCGGTAAGACTTGATACCTTCAGTTTAAATAAGCGGAATCATAAATTTTACGAAGCACGCGGATACAAGAGACTGGGTAATATCTATTTTCCGAAGCAAAGCGAAGCTCCTTTTTATTGTTACGAGTTGCTTTTGTAG